In Ferrigenium kumadai, the DNA window ATCCACACCCAGGGCAATCTGCAGCTGACCGGTAACGAGCTGGATGTGGCGATCCAGGGGGCGGGGTTCTTTCAGGTGCTGATGCCGGACGGTTCGACCGCATATACCCGCGATGGCGCGTTCCAGATGGATGCCCAGGGCCAGTTGGTGACCGCCAGCGGTTTTCCGGTCCAGCCCGCGATCACTATCCCCCCGAATGCTCTCAAGGTCACCATCGGGCGCGACGGCGTGGTCAGCGTCACTCAGCCTGGCGTGGCTGCGCCGGTGCAGGTGGGTAGTCTGCAGCTCGCGACTTTCGTCAATCCGTCCGGTCTGATGAGCCAGGGCGAAAACCTCTATCAGGAAACCGTTTCTTCCGGTACGCCCGGCACCAATGTGCCGGGCACCAATGGTGCGGGGCTGTTGAACCAG includes these proteins:
- the flgG gene encoding flagellar basal-body rod protein FlgG encodes the protein MIRSLWISKTGLDAQQTQMDVISNNLANVSTNGFKRSRAVFEDLLYQTIRQPGAQSSQQTQIPSGLQIGTGVRPVAAERIHTQGNLQLTGNELDVAIQGAGFFQVLMPDGSTAYTRDGAFQMDAQGQLVTASGFPVQPAITIPPNALKVTIGRDGVVSVTQPGVAAPVQVGSLQLATFVNPSGLMSQGENLYQETVSSGTPGTNVPGTNGAGLLNQNYVETSNVNVVEEMVNMIQTQRAYEINSKAISASDQMLQRLSQM